The following proteins are encoded in a genomic region of Primulina huaijiensis isolate GDHJ02 chromosome 3, ASM1229523v2, whole genome shotgun sequence:
- the LOC140973488 gene encoding uncharacterized protein isoform X2 — protein sequence MDGRSVKMQTTMSKHAFFDLSHVSPLVFLYLLKECYAYGTCKAAVKFRALQKQVHLVLLNNSQAGPATFIACCICIMPLVDSYRDGFSHLVLSALRHFLKLGYCGEDVQKAKLYAAKMFVGFVRGRFLIDEGILIKVVQTFFVNLVDIEIAIVNIHMEGNNKMETGKEVVEKYVFRLIEFQSYLTAVDLLIQFSIREPGDSLLLKMMKGQQFKAAEKWAAFLGKPTLCLLVHEYNHQKLMQPAYAVIKKYNLRNEFPELYLQGKESSLKKLAEKGVWEIAEARARGDGHLLKYLVYLAMEAGYFEKVEELCARYSLEGFSRFKELEVDAFPSRHLQLHELFIKEVILVDEVHGLRNASCYFEECKVVGVDCEWKPNYEKGSSPNKVSIMQIASDKKVYIFDLIKLHEDVPTVLDECLSSVLQSPSILKLGYNFQCDIKQLAHSYGDLTCFKHYDMLLDIQNVFKEPRGGLSGLAEKILGTSLNKTRRNSNWEQRPLSQYQLEYAALDAAVLLHIFQHVGSHTSPEGAPDGHAKIEWKSYIISHVDSSRSPRKNIGFGEGRSFG from the exons ATGGATGGAAGATCTGTAAAGATGCAAACTACCATGTCAAAGCATGCATTCTTTGATCTCTCTCATGTTTCGCCTTTGGTTTTCTTATATCTTCTTAAAGAATGTTATGCTTATG GAACATGCAAAGCAGCTGTGAAGTTCCGTGCTTTACAGAAACAAGTTCACCTAGTTCTGCTCAACAATTCTCAAGCTGGACCAGCTACTTTTATTGCTTGTTGCATCTGCATAATGCCCTTAGTTGATTCATATCGTGATGGCTTCAGTCATTTGGTACTATCTGCACTTCGCCATTTCCTAAAATTGGGATATTGTGGTGAAGACGTTCAGAAGGCAAAACTTTATGCTGCCAAAATGTTTGTGGGTTTTGTTAGAGGAAGATTTCTAATTGATGAAGGGATTCTAATTAAAGTAGTTCAAACTTTTTTTGTCAATTTAGTAGATATTGAAATTGCTATAGTTAATATTCACATGGAGGGAAATAATAAAATGGAGACGGGAAAAGAAGtggttgagaaatatgttttcagGTTGATAGAGTTTCAATCATATTTGACTGCTGTTGATCTGTTGATACAATTCTCTATCCGTGAGCCTGGAGACTCATTGCTACTAAAAATGATGAAAGGTCAACAATTCAAAGCAGCGGAAAAGTGGGCCGCATTTTTGGGGAAGCCAACATTGTGCTTACTTGTTCATGAATATAACCACCAGAAGCTCATGCAACCTGCTTATGCTGTTATAAAGAAGTATAATTTGCGTAATGAATTCCCAGAATTATATCTTCAGGGGAAAGAAAG CTCGCTGAAGAAGCTAGCAGAAAAAGGTGTCTGGGAGATAGCAGAGGCTAGAGCAAGGGGTGATGGGCATCTTCTTAAGTATTTG GTTTATTTAGCGATGGAAGCTGGCTATTTTGAAAAGGTTGAAGAGCTTTGTGCGCGCTATTCCCTAGAAGGATTCTCGAGATTCAAAG aacTCGAGGTAGATGCTTTCCCAAGCCGCCATTTGCAACTACATGAATTATTTATTAAGGAAGTGATTTTGGTTGATGAAGTTCATGGTTTGCGCAATGCAAGTTGCTACTTTGAGGAATGCAAAGTTGTTGGTGTTGACTGTGAATGGAAGCCTAATTATGAAAAGGGGAGCAGTCCAAATAAG GTTTCTATCATGCAAATTGCCTCTGACAAAAAGGTTTACATATTTGACCTTATCAAGCTGCATGAAGATGTTCCAACTGTCCTAGATGAGTGCCTTTCCAGTGTATTGCAATCTCCGAGCATTTTAAAACTTG GCTACAATTTCCAGTGCGATATAAAGCAGCTCGCTCATTCTTATGGAGACTTAACTTGTTTCAAACACTATGATATGCTACTTGATATCCAGAATGTGTTCAAAGAACCACGTGGTGGACTTTCTGGTCTGGCTGAG AAAATATTGGGAACTAGTTTGAATAAAACGAGACGAAATAGCAACTGGGAGCAGCGGCCTTTAAGCCAGTATCAG CTAGAGTATGCTGCTCTTGATGCTGCTGTTCTCCTCCACATATTTCAGCATGTGGGCAGCCACACCTCGCCAGAAGGTGCCCCTGATGGACACGCCAAGATAGAATGGAAATCATACATT ATTTCGCATGTGGACAGCTCAAGATCACCTAGAAAGAACATTGGTTTTGGGGAGGGTAGGAGCTTCGGATGA
- the LOC140973488 gene encoding uncharacterized protein isoform X1: MKRSDRTKLSKLIHRAIRLTYPVFSFVTIGMDGRSVKMQTTMSKHAFFDLSHVSPLVFLYLLKECYAYGTCKAAVKFRALQKQVHLVLLNNSQAGPATFIACCICIMPLVDSYRDGFSHLVLSALRHFLKLGYCGEDVQKAKLYAAKMFVGFVRGRFLIDEGILIKVVQTFFVNLVDIEIAIVNIHMEGNNKMETGKEVVEKYVFRLIEFQSYLTAVDLLIQFSIREPGDSLLLKMMKGQQFKAAEKWAAFLGKPTLCLLVHEYNHQKLMQPAYAVIKKYNLRNEFPELYLQGKESSLKKLAEKGVWEIAEARARGDGHLLKYLVYLAMEAGYFEKVEELCARYSLEGFSRFKELEVDAFPSRHLQLHELFIKEVILVDEVHGLRNASCYFEECKVVGVDCEWKPNYEKGSSPNKVSIMQIASDKKVYIFDLIKLHEDVPTVLDECLSSVLQSPSILKLGYNFQCDIKQLAHSYGDLTCFKHYDMLLDIQNVFKEPRGGLSGLAEKILGTSLNKTRRNSNWEQRPLSQYQLEYAALDAAVLLHIFQHVGSHTSPEGAPDGHAKIEWKSYIISHVDSSRSPRKNIGFGEGRSFG; encoded by the exons ATGAAACGTTCAGATAGAACAAAATTGAGTAAGCTGATTCACAGAGCTATCAGATTGACATATCCT GTTTTTTCTTTTGTAACCATTGGAATGGATGGAAGATCTGTAAAGATGCAAACTACCATGTCAAAGCATGCATTCTTTGATCTCTCTCATGTTTCGCCTTTGGTTTTCTTATATCTTCTTAAAGAATGTTATGCTTATG GAACATGCAAAGCAGCTGTGAAGTTCCGTGCTTTACAGAAACAAGTTCACCTAGTTCTGCTCAACAATTCTCAAGCTGGACCAGCTACTTTTATTGCTTGTTGCATCTGCATAATGCCCTTAGTTGATTCATATCGTGATGGCTTCAGTCATTTGGTACTATCTGCACTTCGCCATTTCCTAAAATTGGGATATTGTGGTGAAGACGTTCAGAAGGCAAAACTTTATGCTGCCAAAATGTTTGTGGGTTTTGTTAGAGGAAGATTTCTAATTGATGAAGGGATTCTAATTAAAGTAGTTCAAACTTTTTTTGTCAATTTAGTAGATATTGAAATTGCTATAGTTAATATTCACATGGAGGGAAATAATAAAATGGAGACGGGAAAAGAAGtggttgagaaatatgttttcagGTTGATAGAGTTTCAATCATATTTGACTGCTGTTGATCTGTTGATACAATTCTCTATCCGTGAGCCTGGAGACTCATTGCTACTAAAAATGATGAAAGGTCAACAATTCAAAGCAGCGGAAAAGTGGGCCGCATTTTTGGGGAAGCCAACATTGTGCTTACTTGTTCATGAATATAACCACCAGAAGCTCATGCAACCTGCTTATGCTGTTATAAAGAAGTATAATTTGCGTAATGAATTCCCAGAATTATATCTTCAGGGGAAAGAAAG CTCGCTGAAGAAGCTAGCAGAAAAAGGTGTCTGGGAGATAGCAGAGGCTAGAGCAAGGGGTGATGGGCATCTTCTTAAGTATTTG GTTTATTTAGCGATGGAAGCTGGCTATTTTGAAAAGGTTGAAGAGCTTTGTGCGCGCTATTCCCTAGAAGGATTCTCGAGATTCAAAG aacTCGAGGTAGATGCTTTCCCAAGCCGCCATTTGCAACTACATGAATTATTTATTAAGGAAGTGATTTTGGTTGATGAAGTTCATGGTTTGCGCAATGCAAGTTGCTACTTTGAGGAATGCAAAGTTGTTGGTGTTGACTGTGAATGGAAGCCTAATTATGAAAAGGGGAGCAGTCCAAATAAG GTTTCTATCATGCAAATTGCCTCTGACAAAAAGGTTTACATATTTGACCTTATCAAGCTGCATGAAGATGTTCCAACTGTCCTAGATGAGTGCCTTTCCAGTGTATTGCAATCTCCGAGCATTTTAAAACTTG GCTACAATTTCCAGTGCGATATAAAGCAGCTCGCTCATTCTTATGGAGACTTAACTTGTTTCAAACACTATGATATGCTACTTGATATCCAGAATGTGTTCAAAGAACCACGTGGTGGACTTTCTGGTCTGGCTGAG AAAATATTGGGAACTAGTTTGAATAAAACGAGACGAAATAGCAACTGGGAGCAGCGGCCTTTAAGCCAGTATCAG CTAGAGTATGCTGCTCTTGATGCTGCTGTTCTCCTCCACATATTTCAGCATGTGGGCAGCCACACCTCGCCAGAAGGTGCCCCTGATGGACACGCCAAGATAGAATGGAAATCATACATT ATTTCGCATGTGGACAGCTCAAGATCACCTAGAAAGAACATTGGTTTTGGGGAGGGTAGGAGCTTCGGATGA
- the LOC140973488 gene encoding uncharacterized protein isoform X4 — MPLVDSYRDGFSHLVLSALRHFLKLGYCGEDVQKAKLYAAKMFVGFVRGRFLIDEGILIKVVQTFFVNLVDIEIAIVNIHMEGNNKMETGKEVVEKYVFRLIEFQSYLTAVDLLIQFSIREPGDSLLLKMMKGQQFKAAEKWAAFLGKPTLCLLVHEYNHQKLMQPAYAVIKKYNLRNEFPELYLQGKESSLKKLAEKGVWEIAEARARGDGHLLKYLVYLAMEAGYFEKVEELCARYSLEGFSRFKELEVDAFPSRHLQLHELFIKEVILVDEVHGLRNASCYFEECKVVGVDCEWKPNYEKGSSPNKVSIMQIASDKKVYIFDLIKLHEDVPTVLDECLSSVLQSPSILKLGYNFQCDIKQLAHSYGDLTCFKHYDMLLDIQNVFKEPRGGLSGLAEKILGTSLNKTRRNSNWEQRPLSQYQLEYAALDAAVLLHIFQHVGSHTSPEGAPDGHAKIEWKSYIISHVDSSRSPRKNIGFGEGRSFG; from the exons ATGCCCTTAGTTGATTCATATCGTGATGGCTTCAGTCATTTGGTACTATCTGCACTTCGCCATTTCCTAAAATTGGGATATTGTGGTGAAGACGTTCAGAAGGCAAAACTTTATGCTGCCAAAATGTTTGTGGGTTTTGTTAGAGGAAGATTTCTAATTGATGAAGGGATTCTAATTAAAGTAGTTCAAACTTTTTTTGTCAATTTAGTAGATATTGAAATTGCTATAGTTAATATTCACATGGAGGGAAATAATAAAATGGAGACGGGAAAAGAAGtggttgagaaatatgttttcagGTTGATAGAGTTTCAATCATATTTGACTGCTGTTGATCTGTTGATACAATTCTCTATCCGTGAGCCTGGAGACTCATTGCTACTAAAAATGATGAAAGGTCAACAATTCAAAGCAGCGGAAAAGTGGGCCGCATTTTTGGGGAAGCCAACATTGTGCTTACTTGTTCATGAATATAACCACCAGAAGCTCATGCAACCTGCTTATGCTGTTATAAAGAAGTATAATTTGCGTAATGAATTCCCAGAATTATATCTTCAGGGGAAAGAAAG CTCGCTGAAGAAGCTAGCAGAAAAAGGTGTCTGGGAGATAGCAGAGGCTAGAGCAAGGGGTGATGGGCATCTTCTTAAGTATTTG GTTTATTTAGCGATGGAAGCTGGCTATTTTGAAAAGGTTGAAGAGCTTTGTGCGCGCTATTCCCTAGAAGGATTCTCGAGATTCAAAG aacTCGAGGTAGATGCTTTCCCAAGCCGCCATTTGCAACTACATGAATTATTTATTAAGGAAGTGATTTTGGTTGATGAAGTTCATGGTTTGCGCAATGCAAGTTGCTACTTTGAGGAATGCAAAGTTGTTGGTGTTGACTGTGAATGGAAGCCTAATTATGAAAAGGGGAGCAGTCCAAATAAG GTTTCTATCATGCAAATTGCCTCTGACAAAAAGGTTTACATATTTGACCTTATCAAGCTGCATGAAGATGTTCCAACTGTCCTAGATGAGTGCCTTTCCAGTGTATTGCAATCTCCGAGCATTTTAAAACTTG GCTACAATTTCCAGTGCGATATAAAGCAGCTCGCTCATTCTTATGGAGACTTAACTTGTTTCAAACACTATGATATGCTACTTGATATCCAGAATGTGTTCAAAGAACCACGTGGTGGACTTTCTGGTCTGGCTGAG AAAATATTGGGAACTAGTTTGAATAAAACGAGACGAAATAGCAACTGGGAGCAGCGGCCTTTAAGCCAGTATCAG CTAGAGTATGCTGCTCTTGATGCTGCTGTTCTCCTCCACATATTTCAGCATGTGGGCAGCCACACCTCGCCAGAAGGTGCCCCTGATGGACACGCCAAGATAGAATGGAAATCATACATT ATTTCGCATGTGGACAGCTCAAGATCACCTAGAAAGAACATTGGTTTTGGGGAGGGTAGGAGCTTCGGATGA
- the LOC140973488 gene encoding uncharacterized protein isoform X3 → MHSLISLMFRLWFSYIFLKNVMLMVNSAGLLNLILMRTCKAAVKFRALQKQVHLVLLNNSQAGPATFIACCICIMPLVDSYRDGFSHLVLSALRHFLKLGYCGEDVQKAKLYAAKMFVGFVRGRFLIDEGILIKVVQTFFVNLVDIEIAIVNIHMEGNNKMETGKEVVEKYVFRLIEFQSYLTAVDLLIQFSIREPGDSLLLKMMKGQQFKAAEKWAAFLGKPTLCLLVHEYNHQKLMQPAYAVIKKYNLRNEFPELYLQGKESSLKKLAEKGVWEIAEARARGDGHLLKYLVYLAMEAGYFEKVEELCARYSLEGFSRFKELEVDAFPSRHLQLHELFIKEVILVDEVHGLRNASCYFEECKVVGVDCEWKPNYEKGSSPNKVSIMQIASDKKVYIFDLIKLHEDVPTVLDECLSSVLQSPSILKLGYNFQCDIKQLAHSYGDLTCFKHYDMLLDIQNVFKEPRGGLSGLAEKILGTSLNKTRRNSNWEQRPLSQYQLEYAALDAAVLLHIFQHVGSHTSPEGAPDGHAKIEWKSYIISHVDSSRSPRKNIGFGEGRSFG, encoded by the exons ATGCATTCTTTGATCTCTCTCATGTTTCGCCTTTGGTTTTCTTATATCTTCTTAAAGAATGTTATGCTTATGGTAAATTCAGCCGGCCTTCTGAATTTGATTCTGATGA GAACATGCAAAGCAGCTGTGAAGTTCCGTGCTTTACAGAAACAAGTTCACCTAGTTCTGCTCAACAATTCTCAAGCTGGACCAGCTACTTTTATTGCTTGTTGCATCTGCATAATGCCCTTAGTTGATTCATATCGTGATGGCTTCAGTCATTTGGTACTATCTGCACTTCGCCATTTCCTAAAATTGGGATATTGTGGTGAAGACGTTCAGAAGGCAAAACTTTATGCTGCCAAAATGTTTGTGGGTTTTGTTAGAGGAAGATTTCTAATTGATGAAGGGATTCTAATTAAAGTAGTTCAAACTTTTTTTGTCAATTTAGTAGATATTGAAATTGCTATAGTTAATATTCACATGGAGGGAAATAATAAAATGGAGACGGGAAAAGAAGtggttgagaaatatgttttcagGTTGATAGAGTTTCAATCATATTTGACTGCTGTTGATCTGTTGATACAATTCTCTATCCGTGAGCCTGGAGACTCATTGCTACTAAAAATGATGAAAGGTCAACAATTCAAAGCAGCGGAAAAGTGGGCCGCATTTTTGGGGAAGCCAACATTGTGCTTACTTGTTCATGAATATAACCACCAGAAGCTCATGCAACCTGCTTATGCTGTTATAAAGAAGTATAATTTGCGTAATGAATTCCCAGAATTATATCTTCAGGGGAAAGAAAG CTCGCTGAAGAAGCTAGCAGAAAAAGGTGTCTGGGAGATAGCAGAGGCTAGAGCAAGGGGTGATGGGCATCTTCTTAAGTATTTG GTTTATTTAGCGATGGAAGCTGGCTATTTTGAAAAGGTTGAAGAGCTTTGTGCGCGCTATTCCCTAGAAGGATTCTCGAGATTCAAAG aacTCGAGGTAGATGCTTTCCCAAGCCGCCATTTGCAACTACATGAATTATTTATTAAGGAAGTGATTTTGGTTGATGAAGTTCATGGTTTGCGCAATGCAAGTTGCTACTTTGAGGAATGCAAAGTTGTTGGTGTTGACTGTGAATGGAAGCCTAATTATGAAAAGGGGAGCAGTCCAAATAAG GTTTCTATCATGCAAATTGCCTCTGACAAAAAGGTTTACATATTTGACCTTATCAAGCTGCATGAAGATGTTCCAACTGTCCTAGATGAGTGCCTTTCCAGTGTATTGCAATCTCCGAGCATTTTAAAACTTG GCTACAATTTCCAGTGCGATATAAAGCAGCTCGCTCATTCTTATGGAGACTTAACTTGTTTCAAACACTATGATATGCTACTTGATATCCAGAATGTGTTCAAAGAACCACGTGGTGGACTTTCTGGTCTGGCTGAG AAAATATTGGGAACTAGTTTGAATAAAACGAGACGAAATAGCAACTGGGAGCAGCGGCCTTTAAGCCAGTATCAG CTAGAGTATGCTGCTCTTGATGCTGCTGTTCTCCTCCACATATTTCAGCATGTGGGCAGCCACACCTCGCCAGAAGGTGCCCCTGATGGACACGCCAAGATAGAATGGAAATCATACATT ATTTCGCATGTGGACAGCTCAAGATCACCTAGAAAGAACATTGGTTTTGGGGAGGGTAGGAGCTTCGGATGA